Part of the Methanobacterium sp. genome, TTTATAGTAAATATCCACATCTTTAAAGCCAGTATTTTTTAGCCATTTTAAATTATTTTGAAATGTAGCTGGTTTATCAAATTTCATCCGCTCTACTGCAGTATCTTTTTCTGGTCCACTAAAGTTATTTTCTTCTATTTTTTTCATCCAGTTGTTGTAATAGCTTTGATCAATGTTTGAAGTGGAACCAATCACCTGATCTGCGTTTAAAAATATTCCATCTTCACTTAAGGCATCGTATATCTTTTTATACAATTTTTGTTTATCAGCATCTTTTAGGTGATGTATTGAAAGTGATGAAACTATAATATCAAAAAGATCCTTAAAATCATGTTCACAGTAGTCTGCAACAACATATTTGAAGTTTTCATGTCCTTTAAATCTACTTTTAGCTATTTTTAGCATTTCTTCTGAAAGGTCGATCAATGTGAATTCAGCTTCAGGATACTTTTCAAAAAGATATTTAGTAAGTAAACCAGTCCCTGCCCCCAAATCAAGTATTTTTGGTTTTCGTTTTTTAGAGTTAGCAAGATCTGTAGTTATATTGTAAAGATCATCAAAGCAGGGAATAATTAACCTGCGTATTTTGTCATAATGCTCTGCATTTTCATCAAATTTTTCTTTTAATGCATTTTTATCCATATTAATACCTTCTACTAATCTAAAGATGGATCCAGTAAGTAAATCTTTATCTTTTATTTATCTTTTAATTTTCCGGTGTAAGTGGCATAAAAGCCATCTGTATCTGCATATATTGCTTTAAAACCATATTCTTCTGCTTTTTTCATGGTTTTTTTAATGTAATCTCTTCCCCATGCAGTTACAGCGTCTGCGCATTCTCTACTGTACCACCTAAATCTTGCAAAGCCGTAAAGGCCGTACATAGAATTTGCAAGAGTTTTAAGAGCTTGCTGCTGTACATTTAATATCCTTTTTTCTAGTTCATCATCGCTTTTCTTCATTTTATCCTTGATCACTGCCCTTTCTTTGAGCAAATCCCCTATAATAGAAGGTATGAAACCATTAGGCTCTTTTTTAAACTTGTGTCCAACTTCTGGAGCTGTATAGTACTCTCCTTCTTTACCATTTTTAATTACAGTTTCCATTGAAATATTTTTAGAGATAATTATGCTTGGATACAGACTTTTAAAGTCGAATGAAACAATGTTCTCGTGAAGACCTTTTTCCGGATCTTTAACATAACCGCCCACGTAAGTAAGTCCTCTTCTTTTTGAATATTCAGATTGTGAAGGTTTATTTGGCACGACCTCGCCATATTCATAGGCTTTTCTTATAAGGAACCATTCTATCATTTGTCCTGAGGCCATTCGGCTTACATCAGAAAGGGGCTGTCCAATGATTCTTGTAAGTTCCAGGACTAAAGGAATCATTTTTTCCCCTATTTTATAAGCAGCTACAGCATCATCCAGCGAGTATTCAAAGAGTTTTTCCAGTTTTTCACCACCAGAATCCCAGTATTTCCATATTTCATCCCCTTCAATGTCTTCTTTTTCCTCGCCGAAGAGTTCCCTGTAAACACGCTCTAAAGTGTAACGATCAAGGGTTAAATGCCTTCTCATTACAGGATAAAGGTCAACATGGATTCTTCCACGAATTACTGCTGCAGAAACAAATCCACGCCTTAAAAATTTAATTTCAGAGCCGTCAAGCCCTAAATTTAATTTTATACCCAGTTTTTTAGCCCTATCATTAATATAGGGAAAATCAAAGATATCTGAATTGTAACCTAAAATAACATGGGGATTTTCAGTGTTTATAATTTCTATAAATCTTGATATCATCTCTTTTTCGTCTTTAAGGGTTTCAACATATTTTTTAGAAGATTTTTTGGTTGAAAGCACCCTTTCAAACATTTCATGTTTGATTGCCCGAACACCATGTGTTCGACGGCTTTCCATGCCAAAATTCCCGGCAAGACTTATCATGATGATTTCGTCACTATCTGCATCAGGCATTCCTTTAGGGTTTCTAACTTCAATATCGTAACTCATAACCTTTAAATGAGGTATTCCACTGTCTTTAGGTTTTGGTTTACCTTCAATTTCAAAGATAGTGATATTTTCTCCAGGATCAGTAATTCCAGGACATGATGGGGAATCTGTACTTTTCCCTTTGACTTCCACTTCTGCCATTGGGAAAAGACCATTATCTATTAAGTATCTCCTGTAAAATGGAATATCATGCTCTCGAATATCCTGAACTTCACTTAAATTTAATATTTTTTCCCGAAGTTTGGGAACGTCTTGAGGATGTGACAGGACAACTTCCAGGAGTTCTATTTCTTCTCCA contains:
- a CDS encoding DNA-directed DNA polymerase, which codes for METKRFVLLDIDYVTDNGLPVVRLFGKETGGEEQSIIALDRNFKPYIYVIPEGNIEKCIVQIKTLDVAEVNQIKKKDTGEEIELLEVVLSHPQDVPKLREKILNLSEVQDIREHDIPFYRRYLIDNGLFPMAEVEVKGKSTDSPSCPGITDPGENITIFEIEGKPKPKDSGIPHLKVMSYDIEVRNPKGMPDADSDEIIMISLAGNFGMESRRTHGVRAIKHEMFERVLSTKKSSKKYVETLKDEKEMISRFIEIINTENPHVILGYNSDIFDFPYINDRAKKLGIKLNLGLDGSEIKFLRRGFVSAAVIRGRIHVDLYPVMRRHLTLDRYTLERVYRELFGEEKEDIEGDEIWKYWDSGGEKLEKLFEYSLDDAVAAYKIGEKMIPLVLELTRIIGQPLSDVSRMASGQMIEWFLIRKAYEYGEVVPNKPSQSEYSKRRGLTYVGGYVKDPEKGLHENIVSFDFKSLYPSIIISKNISMETVIKNGKEGEYYTAPEVGHKFKKEPNGFIPSIIGDLLKERAVIKDKMKKSDDELEKRILNVQQQALKTLANSMYGLYGFARFRWYSRECADAVTAWGRDYIKKTMKKAEEYGFKAIYADTDGFYATYTGKLKDK
- a CDS encoding class I SAM-dependent methyltransferase, with translation MDKNALKEKFDENAEHYDKIRRLIIPCFDDLYNITTDLANSKKRKPKILDLGAGTGLLTKYLFEKYPEAEFTLIDLSEEMLKIAKSRFKGHENFKYVVADYCEHDFKDLFDIIVSSLSIHHLKDADKQKLYKKIYDALSEDGIFLNADQVIGSTSNIDQSYYNNWMKKIEENNFSGPEKDTAVERMKFDKPATFQNNLKWLKNTGFKDVDIYYKYYNFCIFYGIKRG